A region from the Rufibacter sp. DG15C genome encodes:
- a CDS encoding porin family protein, whose product MKKILVAALALVAGVVTEGFAQDGGMKVGFRGGYGMAGWQGETMKSVNDMLEFTDGNVKTKMRPGFHGGMYVSIPLGAGFEFEPGVQYAQKGMVLEGTVPGKAGEYMNAKVTVTNKSDYIEVPLLAKLYVAGGLNLFAGPQVSLLVNNKLNVSAGALGISAYNNDFDWDMGQRQIDVGMAAGLGYQFANGLNLSGSYDMGLTTVDEGADYKTYNHGFKGSIGFRF is encoded by the coding sequence ATGAAAAAGATACTAGTAGCGGCATTGGCGTTGGTAGCCGGCGTAGTGACCGAAGGATTTGCCCAGGACGGGGGCATGAAAGTGGGCTTTAGAGGCGGCTACGGCATGGCCGGCTGGCAAGGCGAAACCATGAAGAGCGTCAACGACATGCTGGAGTTTACAGACGGCAACGTGAAGACCAAGATGCGCCCTGGGTTCCATGGTGGCATGTATGTGAGCATACCCCTGGGTGCAGGCTTTGAGTTTGAACCGGGCGTGCAGTACGCACAAAAAGGGATGGTGCTGGAAGGGACCGTGCCAGGCAAGGCAGGTGAGTATATGAACGCCAAGGTTACCGTCACCAACAAATCAGATTACATAGAGGTGCCTTTGCTGGCCAAGCTGTATGTAGCTGGGGGCTTGAATTTGTTTGCCGGGCCGCAGGTGTCCCTACTGGTGAACAACAAGCTTAACGTGAGCGCAGGGGCTTTGGGTATTTCTGCCTACAACAATGACTTTGACTGGGACATGGGGCAACGCCAGATAGACGTAGGGATGGCCGCCGGACTGGGCTACCAGTTTGCCAATGGCTTAAACCTGAGCGGAAGCTATGACATGGGCTTAACCACCGTGGACGAGGGAGCAGATTATAAAACCTATAACCATGGCTTTAAAGGCTCCATAGGGTTTAGGTTCTAA
- a CDS encoding PA2169 family four-helix-bundle protein, protein MPSNENKKIVAVLRELNEFVHDGMEGYERAAQETKDDLRRDIYRKFSQQRLAFANELNMIIQRHGGSPERDTTVKGKLYRQWMDFKAALTGRDEDAILGSNIYGEEWAQKAYRDALDHELPYDVRGTILRQREASSEVLQRLHQMRGSSSPDSFYQGDYSSNGSSAQGLTPLKTALYAAGAAAGAALVYGLITKRIPTDKLMAGITSLTKNIDLSGLGKKEGSNGSTAGSTGKGTSSKSKKA, encoded by the coding sequence ATGCCATCAAACGAAAACAAGAAAATTGTTGCGGTTCTAAGAGAACTCAACGAGTTTGTCCATGACGGGATGGAAGGCTACGAGCGCGCCGCCCAGGAAACCAAAGATGACTTGCGCAGAGACATCTACCGCAAATTCTCTCAGCAGCGTTTGGCGTTTGCCAATGAATTGAACATGATCATTCAGCGCCACGGCGGAAGCCCAGAGCGTGACACCACGGTCAAAGGAAAGCTGTACCGCCAGTGGATGGACTTTAAAGCTGCCTTGACTGGCCGCGACGAAGATGCCATTTTAGGCTCCAACATATATGGCGAAGAGTGGGCCCAGAAAGCCTACCGTGACGCCTTAGACCATGAACTGCCGTATGACGTGCGTGGCACTATCTTGCGCCAGCGCGAGGCTTCTTCTGAAGTATTGCAACGTCTGCACCAGATGCGGGGCTCATCTTCACCAGATTCTTTCTATCAGGGAGACTACTCCAGCAACGGTTCTTCAGCCCAAGGGCTTACGCCTTTAAAGACGGCTTTGTACGCCGCGGGTGCCGCCGCAGGAGCCGCTTTGGTATATGGATTGATCACCAAGCGCATACCAACGGATAAATTGATGGCCGGTATTACCAGCCTAACCAAAAACATTGACCTGTCTGGTCTGGGCAAGAAGGAAGGCTCTAACGGGTCTACTGCCGGCTCTACCGGAAAAGGCACTTCTAGCAAATCTAAGAAGGCATAA
- a CDS encoding patatin-like phospholipase family protein: MPLRFCPDFRKIALKRISFSLFLSLSLSPTITFAQTATPTHVYKNLALEGGGIRGIAYGGALAELDKRGFLQPIERISGTSAGAIQACLLAVGYSPQEITKVTFETPVQKFADGRFLFIGGFTRMANRYGWYRGEKFTQWISALIEKRTGNADLTFQELHALAGKNGYRDLYITGTNLSRQRTEIFSHETYPNMRVKDAVRISMSIPMFFQAVFMDSTGKVYPTPQPNHVTDVMVDGGVLMDFPLLVFDHPKYFAAGASAEMPKTRFINPETIGIRLDHEEQIAYDLERKGLAPNSIDSFTDYINAFYRIVAENLNRHELTPADWDRTVSVSTAGFGPKIKRLSEKDKQTLLESGRKGMLQFFANCE; the protein is encoded by the coding sequence ATGCCGCTTCGTTTTTGCCCTGATTTCCGGAAAATAGCCTTAAAACGGATTTCCTTCAGCCTGTTTCTTTCTCTAAGTCTCTCACCAACCATCACCTTCGCGCAAACGGCCACGCCTACCCATGTCTACAAAAACTTGGCGTTGGAGGGCGGCGGCATCAGGGGTATTGCGTATGGCGGCGCGCTGGCAGAACTGGACAAACGCGGGTTTTTACAGCCCATTGAGCGTATTTCAGGAACGTCCGCAGGGGCTATTCAGGCGTGTTTGTTAGCAGTAGGGTATTCACCGCAGGAAATCACCAAAGTAACCTTTGAGACGCCCGTTCAGAAGTTCGCAGATGGGCGGTTCCTGTTCATCGGCGGCTTCACGCGCATGGCCAACCGCTACGGCTGGTACCGCGGCGAAAAGTTCACACAATGGATCTCTGCCCTCATTGAGAAACGCACCGGAAACGCCGATCTTACCTTTCAGGAACTACATGCGCTGGCAGGAAAAAACGGCTATAGAGATTTGTACATTACGGGCACCAACCTATCCCGGCAACGCACTGAGATTTTCAGTCATGAGACGTATCCTAACATGCGCGTGAAGGACGCGGTACGTATCTCCATGTCCATTCCCATGTTTTTTCAGGCGGTATTCATGGACAGCACCGGTAAAGTGTACCCAACGCCGCAGCCCAACCATGTCACAGACGTGATGGTAGACGGCGGCGTGCTCATGGATTTCCCCTTGCTAGTGTTTGACCACCCCAAATATTTCGCTGCTGGAGCATCAGCAGAAATGCCCAAGACCCGGTTCATTAACCCAGAGACCATTGGCATACGCCTGGACCACGAAGAGCAGATTGCCTATGACTTGGAGCGGAAAGGACTGGCACCCAACTCTATTGATTCCTTCACAGATTACATAAACGCCTTCTACCGTATTGTGGCCGAAAACCTGAACCGCCATGAGCTTACCCCCGCCGACTGGGACCGGACGGTGTCTGTGAGCACGGCAGGTTTCGGGCCTAAAATCAAGCGATTGTCTGAGAAGGACAAGCAGACTTTGCTGGAGAGCGGCCGTAAAGGAATGCTGCAGTTCTTTGCCAACTGCGAGTAG
- a CDS encoding aminopeptidase P family protein, whose amino-acid sequence MSHTDRLAGIRQQMQEQGVNAYIIPSADPHMSEYLPDYYKGIYFASGFTGSAGTLVITPDFAGLWTDARYFEQAEEQLAGFGFELVKLKVQHSPEYIQWLGSRLKKGETVAFDGRLMSLQLAQLLQQQLGSRGIQLAGQHDFLNAVWADRPSLPTAPAFLLDEKITGKSAEEKLQEVRSALKVAGADYHLISSLDDIAWLFNLRGSDVKANPVVLSFALISQDKAVLFIDDVKLTDQDKARLEKAGVTLQAYDAVANALSQLPASSTIFLDPKRTCQALFEQVPTQMGVVQDTNPSTVLKAVKNEVEAANTRITMVKDGVALTRFFKWLEENLGKTEITEISLADQLRAFRAEQDGFVGESFDTIAGYREHGALPHYKATPESDVPLKAEGLFLLDSGGQYQTGTTDITRVISLGKLTEEEKADYTLVLKGMIDGSTARFPKGTRGYQIDAITRKPLWDHARNYGHGTGHGVGFFLNVHEGPHVFNATPTPIDIELGMITSVEPGIYRPGRYGIRIENLVLTIVDEVNEFAEFYTFETLTQFIIDTAPVNKDLLEKHHIQWLNSYNQGVVEKLGPHLTEEELAWLKEKAMAI is encoded by the coding sequence ATGAGCCATACAGATAGATTAGCCGGCATACGGCAACAGATGCAGGAGCAGGGCGTGAATGCGTATATCATCCCTTCGGCGGACCCGCACATGAGTGAGTACCTACCCGACTATTACAAGGGCATTTACTTCGCCTCGGGCTTTACCGGTTCGGCGGGCACGCTCGTGATAACGCCAGACTTTGCCGGCCTCTGGACCGATGCCCGCTATTTTGAGCAGGCCGAAGAGCAATTGGCTGGCTTCGGTTTTGAATTGGTGAAACTGAAAGTGCAGCACAGCCCCGAGTACATTCAATGGCTAGGCAGCCGCCTGAAAAAAGGGGAGACCGTGGCGTTTGACGGGCGCCTCATGTCTTTGCAATTGGCCCAGCTTCTGCAACAGCAACTAGGCAGCCGCGGCATTCAGTTAGCCGGACAGCATGATTTCCTGAACGCCGTCTGGGCTGACAGACCATCCTTGCCTACGGCGCCGGCTTTTTTGCTGGATGAGAAAATCACCGGCAAATCTGCAGAAGAAAAACTACAGGAGGTGCGCTCAGCGTTGAAAGTGGCTGGAGCGGATTATCATTTAATCTCTTCCCTGGATGACATTGCCTGGCTCTTTAACCTGCGCGGCAGCGACGTGAAAGCCAATCCGGTGGTGCTGAGCTTCGCGCTGATAAGCCAGGACAAGGCCGTTCTATTTATTGACGACGTTAAGCTCACAGACCAGGACAAAGCACGCTTAGAGAAAGCTGGCGTAACCTTGCAGGCCTATGACGCAGTGGCCAACGCCCTAAGCCAACTACCTGCTTCTTCTACCATCTTCCTGGACCCGAAACGTACCTGCCAGGCCTTGTTTGAACAAGTGCCTACCCAAATGGGCGTGGTGCAGGACACCAACCCAAGCACAGTCTTAAAGGCGGTGAAGAACGAAGTAGAGGCGGCCAATACCAGAATCACTATGGTGAAAGACGGCGTAGCCTTGACCCGTTTCTTTAAATGGCTGGAAGAGAACCTGGGCAAAACAGAAATCACCGAAATCTCTTTGGCCGACCAACTACGCGCCTTTAGAGCAGAGCAGGACGGTTTTGTGGGCGAAAGCTTTGACACCATTGCCGGCTACCGAGAGCACGGCGCTTTGCCCCACTATAAAGCTACCCCAGAAAGCGACGTGCCGCTCAAAGCCGAAGGATTGTTCCTGCTGGATTCGGGCGGGCAATACCAGACGGGTACCACAGACATTACCCGCGTCATCTCCTTGGGCAAACTCACCGAAGAAGAGAAAGCCGACTACACGCTGGTGTTGAAAGGCATGATTGACGGCTCCACGGCCCGCTTCCCGAAGGGCACGCGCGGCTACCAGATTGACGCCATCACCCGCAAGCCGCTCTGGGACCACGCCCGCAACTACGGCCACGGCACCGGCCACGGCGTAGGCTTCTTCCTGAACGTGCACGAAGGCCCGCATGTCTTCAACGCCACCCCTACGCCCATTGACATTGAACTGGGCATGATTACCTCAGTAGAGCCCGGAATTTACCGCCCGGGCCGCTATGGCATCCGCATAGAGAACCTGGTGCTGACCATTGTCGATGAAGTAAACGAGTTTGCCGAGTTCTATACCTTTGAGACCCTGACTCAGTTTATCATTGACACGGCACCGGTAAATAAGGATTTGCTGGAAAAACACCATATTCAATGGCTCAACAGCTACAACCAGGGCGTGGTGGAAAAGCTGGGACCGCACTTAACTGAAGAAGAATTAGCTTGGCTTAAAGAAAAGGCGATGGCTATTTAA